The Mytilus galloprovincialis chromosome 3, xbMytGall1.hap1.1, whole genome shotgun sequence genomic interval GTGTTCGGTTATTTATTAGACTAAAGAAATTGTTACAAAGTAATCCATTATTTTGATTACCTAAAAACAGTTGTAGTCATGTCATCTTCAAGACAAAAACAATTGTTACAATTGTATATAATGTGTATATTatcattttacaaatttttatatttcatttgtaataGTTTCCTTTATAAAACCTAGTGAAGttgatttgttttgctttttgttGTCACCTGAATCACAAAAAGGTCGAATTATGGTCGTAAAACTTCACTTTCAAATGTGAAATAAGATTCTATCAGTTAGATAAGTTGGATGAACTGACTACATCTTTGCATAGTTCTAATTCAATCTTAATACTTCAGGGACAATCATTCAGCCGAAATCAGAAATATGCAGGTCAAAATGTATCTTAActagtttttttatttaacttgccACATTCATTTTATTCAGGTGGACATGTACCTGCACCAAGCCACAACTGTGTAGGTGATGGAAGAAAATGCGTATCTCGACATTGTCCTTATAAATACCGTTCAGATTCGTCTCTCCACTGTTCTCATGGACAAACCTGCTGTATTCCTAGTAAGTTGTATTGTACTTTAAGTGAATGGAAATTGTTTCATTTAAATTCGACCTTCTGTGAAAAAGTATTGGTCAATTAAAATTCATCAAGCACCAACATCGTCAACAAGAAAATCTCTCCTCCTGCATAGCTGTCATGAAGTTTTTAGGTTAAATGTCTCCAAAATTGGAATACAAGTCCATTGTTTTGGTGTTCTTTTCAAGTTATGTACAAAATTATTACTGTAACTTTAATGTTGACTTAAGAAGGTGTGAGTGAGGATGCTGTCCTGTGAAACATGTTATTGTTCATATCTTTAGTATGAATTTAATCTGCGATTTTATTGGTTTAGAAAAATATACAAGGTCGATAACTCTAATTATTTCATAATGTAATGCACAgttattttattataatgttttttttcagaaACCAAGCATTAGTTGGCAGAGAAGGTCTGAAGTGTGTAGACCAGTGATTACCAGttgaaatgaataataataataaaaaatataacaacatttTAAACGAACGCTTTTTATTCATTCGTTATGCACGCATTCCAATTGTTATCAATTGTTATCATTCTTCATTTGCGATAACGAAAATTCAAAGAATATATGTATTGTCAGtttaaaagagagagagagagagagagagagagagagagagagagagagagagagagagagagagaaaattttcaaaactatataaaccaagtacagtatttttgtgattttaatgtttttatcatgaatgaataattttacttttttcaacaaTGAACGATTGTTGTTCTATTCTGCGAATTAAAAATACTATACATGTAAAGTTTGTTTGCCTGTTCACGAAAATTACGGAACAGAATTTGATAGTTTGATAATTTTTGTTGGTATGCTTTTTGTTGTTGTCTCTGTTCATATTTTGAGAGCTGAACGACAATGTAAAATGCTAAAACtgatgagagaaaaaaaacttgtaacaaaatgaaaattgaacAAAACGTTCAAAACGATCCCTACGGCTATCAGTTCAACAACGGAAGTAATAACTTAATTTagtgcaagaaaaaacaaaaagcGGTTTCCTGCAATTACCTTCATTCGAAACGCAAAGTCTAAgcatttgaaaaaatatgaatacaaCACGTTATAAACTTGATTCGACCGAAGAgctttttctgaatttaccttcatccAGAACGCACAAAGCCGAAGTTTGAAAGCCAGGAAAGCCAGGAACGTATGAATTGGTTGAAATTTGATGATATCCTAGGTGACAAACAGTCCACCATCAGTTGAATCAATATAATATTaatgttgcaaaaaaaataaccactttatAAATTTCGAGCGGTCTAAATGCTTTCCTGTCTTTACCTTTGTTCGGAATAAATAATCAAACCGAAAGATTTGAAACCTTTTGGTTGGTGAATACGTAAAAACTGAAGAAGATATATCACCAAAAACGGTTCTAATAGGAAAAAACAAACTCATCGTAGGTAAAGTCTGCTTGATGGGGTTTGAACATGAGCAtcttaaaaataagataaaaacattACAGAACTCATGCAATATGTGTACACTAACTCATATTGGAAAATATGTTTATGCCCTTCATGTGCAGCAGATTTTTGaaaaggttatttttattttcatattgggTTAAATGAAAAGAGAGATTTTCAATGACGTTGTCATTCAAATGTCATTGCAATTTTCTATTAACGATTAATTTCAgttaatatataaaaagatgtggtacgattgccaatgaaacaactctttgCAAGagaaaaatgacacagaaattaactataggtcaccgcaaagtcagctataaaaggcaccaaaacgacaactgtaaaacaatttaaacaagaaaactaacggcttgatTTAAGTTCAAAACAATGCacgaaaataaatattaacaaagcaacaaacgacaactactgaattacaggctcctgtcttgAGACAAGCACATACATATAGAAAGTGGTGGGGTTAAAAATAATAGCGGCATTCTAGTCCTTCCCATAATCTAGGACAGTTGTGTTGCAGATctacataagaacgaactataaccaGAGGCTtcaaggagcctgtgtcgctcacatgatatttgtatttacaatTAACGCATGAAATGATGCAATCGTTGTACTTTCGCTCACGTCTCAGAGACacaagtcaaaaactgcattttctcCTATATTTTGTTGTaagccatgtctgccatgttcgttagcaggcagggtcatcggacacatgtTTTTAAAACTAATTATCCTAATGCctaagttttattaaatttgtctAAATTGTTtcaggagaagacttttgtaaacggttcaataatatttgataaatatgagttattagtaaaaataaaatgcataaatttaaagaacgtttttttaaatcagaaattACAGATAATTTAACCCAAAAACAACAGCTAgtgtttatcttttaacataaaaaaagtaatttatttcTTTCGAAAGCAAAATTAGGTCCATAAACCCGAATTTTGtgcaaatatctgaaattttgACCTGATGTTACTCAAAAAGTAGTGCATGaaggtatatattttattacatatttgatttaatcaggtaacaAAATAGCCTAGGCttcttcgtatggtgtttacatatctcaattgatacgttattctcgttcatgttcacactatacggacttcatatacaggcgtgtgctcctaacgcagacactgctccaacaaagttatgaggaggacagattaaaaatgacactccgtttattttacggacaccatcacaaattggttgatccatacgatatATCTTTTTCCAAACTTACTATGGACATTTTTACAACGTgttagattgtgttttgtcattacgtcgtctgatctttttattaccgaacgtgatttattcccgattgtgactgttttgatgagtgtgaattcgcattgctataagacgtgtcgcggtacttttctatcccaatttcatatatttagttttgaagttatattttttactgtcatcggattttgtcaaatatcttaacgtttgtagttgtaaatcttattttttctgttgtattcgtgtgatATGGTAAAGATAATTGATCATTCagttcatttattaaattttagttTGGATCTACGAAATTTTACCTGATATATTCAGTTTATTTCAGAAGAAACACCGGCATAGCTAGATAATACTATACACAAAGAAAAAAGTTAATCACCCCCTTATATattgcattatattttttttaccaaaatgtatatttgaatataaaaatagattttaaccAGACCAATGTTCCTTTAAAAAGATGTGACCATACAGGTTTGAGCGGTTATTAAGATATCGACGTATCATGCACGTGAACCATGCCTCCCATGCAAATTACAAAATTCAGTTTCCCCCGCGTTAAATTTGAGTATTTTAGTTcggcgatttgaaaattttattcacACTCTGTGAACATGGTATGAAGACGAATATTGGAGTCTCAAAGATGGCATATTATCGGCATGCGGTCATCATGGTTAACTTTTAAAGCTATTGGACGTCAGATGGCTACCATTATACTGTAGTCAGCAGGCATGTGCGGAAACACATCCAAACCAATAACGTTAAAGACTTGCAAGATCCGGTAAAACATTGGTAACATTGCAGCGTGAAGACAGAGCACTGCAACGCCTCGTAAGACGAATGCCATTCGCAAAAAGTCCTGTTCTTGAAAGAGAATGGTTACCTCATTGACAGCTTTCAACCAGAACCTTGCAGAACCGGTTGAAATCAGCAGGAATGAAGTCAAGAAGGATAATAAGACGTCCCATGTTAACTGACCGACATCACAACTGCGTTTGGCATGGTGCTTAGCTCGTCGTGGGCGCAATATCCATTGATCAGACGAGAGCCGGTTTCTTCTGCATATAACAGATGGAAGATTGAGAGTTTGGAGACATAAAAATACAGCATATACCCAAAGGAACATCAAAGCAACTGTCCCTTACAGTGGAGGCTCTGTGATGGTATGGGGATGCGTCTCTCATGACTGCAAATTGGACTTGGTCACTGAACGAGGAAACTTTAATGGTGATCAATGCGTCAGAGAAGTTCTTAGGCCAGTAGTTGTACCTCATTTTGATAACCAACCATTAGCTACAAGGTCTGTGTTTATGGATGACAACGCTAGTCTGCATTGTCCAAGGGCGGTTATCGCATTTCTGCAAGGCGAAGCAGTTACTGCTCTTCCATGGCCTGCCATGAGCCCGGATTACAATCCGATAGAGCATATTTGGGACAACACGTTAGGCTGTCGGGTACAGGCAACCGAACCACCTGCACACAATTTACGTGAGTTGGAAGAAGCGTTGCACCGGGAATGGGGGCAAATACCACAGCAGGAAATCCGACGACTAACTGGAGAAATGAGACGCAGGGTTAAAGCATCCAATCACGTGGTGGTTTCACCCTATATTGAATACTGAACTATGGATAACGTTAACAGACTTACAATGGACGTTTTCTAAGTGAAATGACATTAGTATCATGCATAACGAACTCAGAAGGTCCATTCTTAAAATGGACACGTTTTAGTTTCTAAACTGGATTTGTGGTTTTGTGACAATCTATTCAttcatttatcatttttgttttgtgtatttcTTAAAGCTTTTATGTCCTTACACTCTGCATTACTAATTATGGCACCAATTGTCCCAGGATCCCATGTCCCTTTTTGTAATATTTGTCAATTCGAAAAAACGTTAGGGTGCTTTActtttttctttgtgtatattaattatctaattactactacaattGGATACttattagtattttaattttcactgttaattataaatgttagatagtcatacaaatctaatcttgaattccaTACAAATTCTTGGGAACTCGTTTTACagattcaaatgtgacgtcatttggAACGTTACACTGAGTTTGGCTAACACGGCTGTGTATTTTTATAATGTGTCCGTTTTTTATTCTATAGTTAGTCACTACTTCAGTTTAATCACGTATATCTATTATTtagtcattttaaaaaatttactgttcacaaaagtatgaattattcttaatTCTAAATAATAATGATGTTCTTGTCCCAGGCGTATTGATTACAACTTTTTGagacttttattcattttttactcTGTCGTAtattttctccaatttatttgtattgtagtcctgtcatgtaatgttgtcattgtaATATTATAATGAACATcaccattaaagcgggaggtttggcatgccacaaatagttatcaaaggtaccaggattataatttagtacgccagacgcgcgtttcgtctacataagactcatcagtgacgctcatattaaaatatttataaagccaaacaaatagaaagttgaagagcattgaggatccaaaattccaaaaagttgtgccaaatacggctaaggtaatctatacctgggataagaaaatccttagttttcgaacagttttgtaaacaggaaatttataaaaatgaccacattattgatattcatgtcaacatcgaagtgttgaATACTGGGCTAGTGATATCCTCGttcaaccaggttcaacccaccatttttttttattttaaaatgccctgtaccaagtcaggttcAACCAGATTCAAgccaccattatttttttaaagccctgtaccaagtcaaaaccaggttcaatccaccattttttttattttaaaatgcctgtaccaagtcatggaaatggccaattatattatagttcgttcctatgtgtgctacattttaatgttgtgtttttgttgtgtcgtagttctcttatatttgatgcgtttccatcagttttagtttgtaaccaggatttgttttttctctgtcgatttatgaatttcgaacagcagtatactactgttgcctttctatATCATATTTATGCAAATTTGCAGATATATTGCAAATTTGcaaaagtagtttcagagaagatgatattttaaagaaaagaaaattccacaaaaattgtaaaaaatttactattaaggacaataactccttaaggggtcaattgcaATGTTTGgtcattttgaattatttgtttacagttcatctctatgtttaataatattcaatataataaccaaaaaactgcaaaatttccttaaaattaccaattcaaggggcAGCAACCAACGACGGGTTGTCTAAATCGTTcaaaaatttcaggacagataaatcttgacctgattaacaattttatttatgtcAGATTTGCACgaaatgctttgatttcagagatataagccaaattcTACATTTTACTCCAACtatctattttcagccatggcggtcatcttggttggtctGGCGTTGATATAAGAATTTAATCtgggtatctattatgagtttatttattggccgggtcatcggacacgtttttttaactaaatatccAAATGATGATTATGTCCAAGTTAgcttaaatttggctcagtagtttcagaggagaagaattttgtaaaaattaacgacgacaacggacgacggacgatggacgacggacgccaactgatgagaaaagctcactttgccatgtgggccatgtgagctaaaaatcacATGAAAAGGCTTAATACATCAGATGGATAGTCTACTAAAAGATTATGAAATCATTAAATAACGGTTTAAAACACGATTTCAATGTAAATTGAATGCGTCATGCATTTCATAATAATGTGAACAGGAAGCTTTATATTTAACAACGAAAATATTAACACAGGTAAAACGCACAATATAGAATAGATGTTTGGAGTTTGCATACAAGGTAATTATTTTGTTCTTCGGTATTTGTATTATGTTAGCATTATATTGTCATACAAACCTTATCGGAATTTGCTCTTAATGCTAAATTTCAGTTAAGTTTACTGAGGGATTATACAATTCATAGATAgctgtttaaaaacaaattacatgtatttcatcATAACATGAATAAGGTATACAGGAAATTTTAGATTTAACTACAAAAATAGTAACACAGGTGAatatgttaaagtcatatgaaacttcaaattaaaaaaaaaagagtaatatttttattttataactgaATGGCtagtttttatcataaattttatgtatatatacttttttcaagaaaattctataagttgtccaaatttagaagaaaattactttttttgtaaTTGCCTAGTTCCAGTTAACAATTGATTAATATGTTTTTCGAAGCAGTGAACTCAGCGTGACCTTtttcgtaaaaatccggtgatcgcaatacacatggatctgtcattgaaataaaacattatacacgTTATACGTGCCGAATATCTtggcttctttgttgattgtttacaaagTTGACAATCGGGGAAAATATGGCTTCAAAAAACGACAATTATTTCGCTGCCATATTTTAACTTCATTATAGACctagagatatttttttttgacgATTATTCGATATGGAtgcgtaaaaaaataaaaatcgtgtacaaaagactaagtttatgctatatattgaattgaataaacattatttttcatcagtcactcgtttcatatgactatAACCTAAAGCATACTTTCAGTTGTATTTAAGTTATATATTCAgtatttgaaattaaacatttttccaTTCTCACGTGTTTGACATACACAGTGTAAGTGAACTTTACATTAACCCAATTTCATGCTGCTACAACGCTGCCAGTTATCAGTGATTCATATCTATATGAGCAGTCACATACTtaaatcatcaaagataccaaagtTATTACATATGCACGTTTGCTCTACTCATCAGTAGCACTGTCAATAAAATAGTTGGAAGGATAAATCAAATACGAGCTTGTGCATATTGtagaaatttgaaaacaaaaaagtcaCTGATTCGTAACTGAATCCAGCGtagaaaaacaacaacatttttgcaaataatttaacatttaacatacattgaattaccaattgattttaatttttttttttacaaatgttccATTCTCTAGCATTCTCAAGACGACATTGGAATAATATGAATCGCCTAAGTATAAACGATTGTGAAAGCAGATCATTGGAAAAAACGAAGACTGCTACTTACGAATGTACTCCAAACGAAGATTTGCTGAATGCATCTATCAATAAGGAGATGTAAGTAGAAGTATCTAATcatattttagtcttaaatgcatgatatattttcattaagtttgaaccaTCTGTTAGTAACTATgaatactctcagatctatactttttttttttttttttgtcgggaTATATAAGTACCCGTCATGTATTTAGTATTTTTATCAGATTTATTGCTACCTACATTTATCATATGagttagcctttttcaacttaattttataCTTTGTTCCAATGGTTTGCTGTTTCATGACTAGATCAGGTTAAGGGGAGGCTGTAGCCTTCAAACGAGTTTATCTGCGCAGCATTGTGAATGTGGCTGTCCAAAGCctttaattcagttgttgtcgtttgttgctctGTAATATAAgtgttttttcgttcattattttatacatgAATTAGGCCGTAAGGTTCCTCGTTTGTCACATTTGTCATATCGGTgacatttatagctgactatgcggtatggattctACTCGTTGTTATTGTTAAAAGCCGTAAGGTGActagatttgtttatttttgtgtcatttggtctttttggGGATAGTTTTCTcatagaataaacaaaaaaatcatgttcTTTTAATATATTATGACACatcttttatcttattttattttaatgccGTGCTTATAGCAGTAGATCAAGCAAACCGTGTCATTGTTTAattcatgttttaatgttaaatcGCAAGATTATATAACATCGAATTATGACACTGGCAACTAAGaatggatataagaagatgtggtattatacAACcttccatctaagtcacaatttgtaaatgttaACCATTATCAGTCAGAGTACGTTCTTCACCGCGGTGCCCTGTTTCGCACCAAACAAGAAGTTATAAAGGGCGAATGTTAACTCATTCAAACGCAAAAATCTACGGTACAATCTATACAAAAAAcgaacaactgttttttaaaataaatcaaattccgTAACAGAAAACTTGTAACTTTTGAAGACGTAAATTCCACTACCATGTATACATGTAGGCTGAGTGCAacgatttttaacaatttaattacaatgagggttgagatctcataaacatgtttaacctcgccgcatttttTGCGACTGCCAGGAGCCTCTTCTGGCCTTTgctagttttgtattatttttaattctagtttcttgtatacaatttggagtttaatatGGTATTCATTATCTCTGAACCAGTATATAtgattgtttaggggccagctgaaggacgcctcctggtgtgggaaaaagtaaaatcacaaaaatactgaactcagagaaaaatcaattcggaaagtccataatcacatggcaaaatcaaataacaaaacgcatcaaaaacgaatggacaagaactgtcatattcctgacttggtacaggcattttcaaatgtagaaaatggtggattgaacctggttttatagctgcAGTGCAGACCGGTTGGTGAaatctgctgttgtcttctctatggtaggggtgttccccatttccattctcaattttatacttcaGATTAGTAGGTGACAAAAGAAACTATCTACTCATACCCAAACATACCTTCCGGGGCATTTCGAAAGGACAGTCTTTACAAAGTTTCAATGGTGTGAACACACtactaaaatattattttatgttaAGGAAGacacaatcaattaatcaatcgaTCAATATATGTATTGTATTACGTCTCATTAAAGTCATTAACTATTTCTTTCAGCACGACAGGTAATGCATGTAATGTTTTCATGAAACTTCTTAAAAATGACGTCGGAGAAAAAAAGGTTAAAGACTGGGAAGGACAAAACAACTGCGACATTGAAATAAGATGCGGTGAATTTAAAACCAAGGCACATAGTGAAGTATTATCTTATGTTTCTGATTACTTCAAAGCCAATATAAATTACAACAAGGACGTGCAAACAATTTTTATCAACAGTGAATTTGTTTCCCCAGACGTATTGAACAATGTCATCTGCTATGCTTATACCGGAATGTTTGAAATTAGTAGTAACAACGTGCAGGATAGTATAGCAACAGCTTCATATCTCCAAGTTAAATTCATTTTAGACGAGTGTGAAAAGTTTATGATTAAGAACATCGATGATTCAAGTGCTATTTCTCTACTTCCGTTTGCAATTCGTTTTGATCTCAGCAGTTTGATCGAAACTATAGTCATATCGATATCTGAAAATTTTGATACATTAGTGGATCAAAATGCCTTTACATGTTTGTCCCACGACGATTTTAAGTTTTTGTTGATGAATAGGAATCTTTCCGTTTTTCGAAAAGGGATTCCAGTCGACAATCCTGAAATTCATATTATTGAAGCTGTTGGCAAAACATTAACAGCTAATCAAGACGATGACGTATCAACCATCAAAGATATTCTTAGTGCTATTCGGTTTTCAGATCTACCGAAAAGTGATCTCaatgatttatttcaaaattaccCTGTTTTTCAGATTTTGGATAGATCCTTTTTTCTTAACACGATGAACAGTAGTCTTCCAAATAGAACATTTTCTAAGTCtatgaaatgttttaaacacTCAATACCTTATTCAAGCCATAGCCGCAGAAAATTTACAAGTCGTCTTAACTTCATGAGTTATTTTAAGGATATCACAGATGTTAATGATCGTCCTAGAAAGGTTTGGTTGTGGGTCACACGATGGGAAGGCTTTATTGTTATCGGAGGGATACGAGTCAATTATGAGAGCGGAGAGAATATTTTTCATGGTATTCTCCCAAAGGCTAAACATTCTATTATATCTAAGCATGAATTTGTTCTTGATGAGAATGAAGTCATTACAAACATAAGTATTAGAAGTGGTGTTCTAATAGATAGTTTGTCATTTGATACGAATTATGGTCGTACATATGGCCCGTATGGTAGTGATGGTGGATTCCCATCATCTGCATCGCCTCCACAAAAACGAGGTTATTTCCATTCATTCCACGGATTGGTTTATAAGGGACGATATGAATATTTCATTGCTAACATCGAATTTAAATGGGTTGTGTTTGAAACACATAATACGGACAACAAAGAACCCTCAATTCACAGTAACGAATCATGCAAACCTCGATCACCCGATAGAAACTCACCTTTAGAAGCTAGCGTCTGTTACCAATCTGACGAATCTGACGACCAAGAAAGTTATATCGATGCAGCTACATTGTCATTAATTGACTAGTGTTAGCTAATTCAAACATTGTAGATCGACCGGTTGTCTTTTGCTATAGAATCAGTTTATACATAACaacaatatttttgaaatgaagaacaaaacatcaatatatttttatctgGCATAgtcattaaacatgtttttggaaTAAGCTTCAACAATAATACGGTAGCGTACAAAAACTATTCTAACATAAATGTTCAACCGATGGGCATATCGAGTTATATGAGAAATAGTTTGGATGAAGATAAATATTGAAtcagaaaatgtggtatgattgccaatgagacaactgtccaaaagagaccaaaatgacacagacatttaagCATTTTTCACTATAGGCTGATCCCACGAATCGATAAACATGATATAAAGataattttctgaaaatagctATATTATCAAAGATATTGATTTTTTATCAACTTATCTAGTATATCTAATGACTTTACCATTAAAAACGCACACTTTCTTATTTTGATAACATAGAACCACCTATACTTTTGTAAGTTttagatatttcatatcttttggatGAGTTTGCAGTGTTTTGTAAATATAATATAGCTTTTGTTGAAAGCACCGGCCTTGACATCACAAGATTATAAGTGAATTATGAACTAACACAAGTGCAataggaggtttagacttgaagtcgtaaATATTGAGATCGAGCAAAACTTGTTTCtaaatgaaaattgtaattgCAATTGGTTTAATTGATCCTGTTTTATTTCCGTGTAATCTCAATTTTGATAGTTTCTGATTTCCGTGCATATTCTTTTGTAATTTTACGACTCCGATAGTAGAATGCCAATATATCTCATAGTGTGTTCGTGTGTATGTCCTATCAACCGTTCTGCTTGCCTCAATTTGTTTTTGTGAAAGTTGTATTGTGTTCACACCAATGAAACtttgtaaacatgtttattatTATGTTGAACCCTGATTTCACGTTTCATAGAAGAATATACTGTGCATTCAGTGCATTTTCAGGTTAAAGTATGTGTTTCTGGTTACGGAAGTTTACCATCAGGTTTGTTGGTCTCATCAACTCAAACGTTAGTATAAAATTCCACTGTTCGGTGTCCTTTTAAATTTGACTTTATCTTACTTGAATATGCTGAAAGATGACATGCTGTCAAGTATATCTTAAAAAGGATTGAAATTTAGTGACTTAATTGGTCCCGGAAAAAAAATAACGATAATACTAACTATTTCATGTTGTAATGAATCTGTATAATCTTTATTTTCAGGGGAAAAAAGCATCAGTGTTGGTGTGAGAAtctgtaaaataatttttttcagaaaaaaaaaagcatcatTGTTGGTGTGAGAACGTCTGAAGTTTGAAGACCAGTGTTTACCTTTTCAAATAAGTAAAAACTTTAATACCAACCTTTTTTACGCTTTCGTCATGCAAGAACTCTATGTTATGCACTACCAAAAA includes:
- the LOC143069655 gene encoding uncharacterized protein LOC143069655; amino-acid sequence: MFGVCIQAFSRRHWNNMNRLSINDCESRSLEKTKTATYECTPNEDLLNASINKEITTGNACNVFMKLLKNDVGEKKVKDWEGQNNCDIEIRCGEFKTKAHSEVLSYVSDYFKANINYNKDVQTIFINSEFVSPDVLNNVICYAYTGMFEISSNNVQDSIATASYLQVKFILDECEKFMIKNIDDSSAISLLPFAIRFDLSSLIETIVISISENFDTLVDQNAFTCLSHDDFKFLLMNRNLSVFRKGIPVDNPEIHIIEAVGKTLTANQDDDVSTIKDILSAIRFSDLPKSDLNDLFQNYPVFQILDRSFFLNTMNSSLPNRTFSKSMKCFKHSIPYSSHSRRKFTSRLNFMSYFKDITDVNDRPRKVWLWVTRWEGFIVIGGIRVNYESGENIFHGILPKAKHSIISKHEFVLDENEVITNISIRSGVLIDSLSFDTNYGRTYGPYGSDGGFPSSASPPQKRGYFHSFHGLVYKGRYEYFIANIEFKWVVFETHNTDNKEPSIHSNESCKPRSPDRNSPLEASVCYQSDESDDQESYIDAATLSLID